The following coding sequences are from one Salvia hispanica cultivar TCC Black 2014 chromosome 3, UniMelb_Shisp_WGS_1.0, whole genome shotgun sequence window:
- the LOC125212341 gene encoding uncharacterized protein LOC125212341 has protein sequence MQDYFTSTSSARTQDVTDNIVDETGGATVKKKKKKKKKKKKKKKKKEYRAPWDYNSLYPTELPLRKPHSGNPEILDKAEFEDAKEYDEKSLNSASILGLLEKDDTPRMLVFKFPPNLPVGRAPGYANRRETDDNLRAVEKSVKIGKGKEKVMVGSVAKSSGNSHGIKEKEIAGSFIMSGSPRKKDTSLEEFPEGYMGKMLVYKSGAVKFKLGDIMYNVSSGTACTFHQNVMAVNIKDKRCCDLGGPDMTAIVTPNIDSLLSSQMD, from the exons ATGCAAGATTATTTTACTTCTACATCCTCTGCAAGAACACAAGACGTCACTGACAATATTGTTGATGAAACTGGTGGTGCTactgtgaagaagaagaagaagaagaagaagaagaagaagaagaagaagaagaagaaagaatatCGAGCCCCTTGG GATTATAATAGTTTGTATCCTACTGAACTACCTCTTAGGAAACCTCATTCTGGAAACCCAG AAATTCTTGATAAAGCTGAATTCGAGGATGCTAAGGAGTATGATGAAAAATCTCTAAATTCTGCTTCAATTCTTGGCTTGCTG GAAAAAGACGATACACCTAGGATGCTTGTTTTCAAGTTTCCTCCCAATCTTCCTGTAGGCAGAGCACCAGGATATGCCAACAGGAGAGAAACAGATGATAACTTGAGAGCAGTAGAAAAATCAGTGAAAATCGGGAAAGGAAAGGAGAAAGTAATGGTTGGCAGTGTTGCAAAATCTTCTGGCAACTCTCATGGcataaaagagaaagaaatagCTGGAAGCTTCATAATGAGTGGTTCCCCACGTAAAAAAGACACCAGTTTGGAGGAGTTTCCTGAGGGATACATGGGCAAGATGTTGGTCTACAAAAGTGGTGCTGTTAAGTTCAAGTTAGGAGATATCATGTATAAT GTTTCTTCTGGTACTGCCTGCACTTTCCATCAAAATGTTATGGCGGTCAACATAAAGGATAAACGGTGCTGTGATTTGGGAGGACCAGACATGACAGCTATTGTGACTCCCAACATCGACTCCCTGTTAAGTAGCCAGATGGATTGA